The DNA region TCGAAACTATCGAAGACCGCTTCCTTGTCCTCTTGCAGATCACGGTTGTACGACAGCGGCAACCCCTTCATCACCGTCAGTAAGGCCATCAGATTGCCATAGAGGCGGCCGGTCTTGCCGCGCACCAACTCGGCGACATCGGGGTTCTTCTTTTGCGGCATCATCGAGCTGCCGGTGGCGAAGCGATCCGGCAACTCGATGAAGCCAAACTCCTGCGAGGCCCACAGCACGATCTCCTCCGCCAGGCGGCTCAGATGCATGCCGAGCAGGGCTGCGGCGGCGAGGAACTCGAGCGCGAAATCGCGGTCGCTGACCGCGTCGAGGCTGTTGGCACTGACTTCGGAGAAACCGAGTTCGCGCGCCACGAAGGCACGGTCGATCGGGAAGGTGGTGCCGGCGAGCGCACCCGAGCCGAGCGGCAGCACGTCGACGTGGGCGTAACAAGCGGCAAAGCGCTCGCGGTCGCGCTGCAACATCTCGACGTAGGCGAGCAAGTGATGCGCGAAGAGCACCGGCTGCGCCGGTTGCAGGTGGGTGTAGCCGGGCATGATCACGCCGAGGTGGCGGTTTGCCAGCTCCCGCAGCGCCTCTTGCAGGCCGCGCTGCTCGGCATTGAGCAACGTGATCGCGTCCTTCAGATAGAGGCGGAAGCTGGTGGCCACTTGATCGTTGCGGCTACGCGCGGTGTGCAGCTTGCCGCCGAGCGGGCCGAGCTTTTCGATCAAGCGGCGCTCGATCGCCATGTGGATGTCTTCGTCGCTGGCGGCCAGCGCCATGCGGCCGGCCAGCAATTCCCCACGGATTTCTGCCAGTGCCTTGACGATGCGCGCCGCCTCACGCGGCTTGATGATGCGCTGGCGCCCGAGCATACGGCAGTGGGCGATGCTGCCTTGGAGATCATGAAACGCCAGCCGGCGGTCCACCGGTAGTGAACTGCTGAAGGCATCGACGAGTTGGTCCGTCGGCTCGCTCATGCGCCCGGCCCACGCCTTGTGGCCGACTTGCGGCGGTGAATTCGCCCGCCGCCTGGCGGCCGCTGCCCGACCCGTATTGGCCTTAGTCATCGGCGCGGCACCTTAGCCGAAAGCGGCGGCGAAGGAAATTGAACCCGGCCACCGGCTACGGTACTTCGGGATCGAACATCGGGGTCCAGTTGCCGAGCGCGAGCGCGCCGTCGGCGATCAACGTGGCGCCGTTGATGTAGCGAGCGGCCGGCGAACAAAGGAAGAGCACCACCGCCGCCACCTCCTCGGGTTGCGCCAGGCGATGGGTGGGGATGTCGCGCACCGCGTCGCTCTCGTAGTCGCTCTGCTCGGCGCGGCTGAACTCTTCTTCGCGTACGCCGTGGGTGGAAACCGTGCCCGGCGCCAGGGCGTTGATCGTCACCCCGTGGCGCGCCCAGTAGAAGGCCAAGGACTTCGTCAGGTTCACCACCCCGGCGCGCGCCGCACCAGAGTGGGCGAAGTAGGCCGCGCCGCGCTCGAAGGAGTAGATGTGCACGATGTTCACGATCGCGCCCGCCCCCCGCGCCACCATGTGCGGGCCCACCCGGCTGCACAGGTTCCAGGTGCCGTTGAGGTTGAGATCAATGACCGAGCGCCAGCCGCGATCGCTGATCTCGCTCGGGCGTGCCGGAAACTGCCCGCCGGCGTTGTTCACCAGGCAGTCGATGGCGCCAAAACGATCGAGTGCCTGTCGCACCAACCTATCGACCTGCTCGGTCTCGCGAATATTGGTCGGCAGCGCCAAGCACGGGCCGCCGAGGGCGCGAATCTCGTCGGCAGTCGGATTGAGGTTCTCCGGCTTGCGACTAGCGATGACGACGTTCGCGCCCAGGCGGGCGAAGCCGAGCGCGATCGCCTTTCCAATACCGCGCCCCCCGCCGGTGACCAGCGCGGTCTGACCGCGAAAGAGCCCGGCGCAGAAGGTGTCAATCGGGTCTGCTGCAGTACGCATGACGGCGCAGTGTAGGAGAGCGGCCGGGCCGCGGTCAATCAGCGGAAGGTGAGCTGAAAACTACGCGGACCCGGGCCGTATCGATCATGGCCTCCATCAAGGACCGGCCACCGCGCCCGCCTGGGCGTGTCCGCCATTCCCGCTTTCCAGGCCTGACCACCGGGGCCGGCCTATCATGGCGACCTCAGCCGTCCTTGACCGGAAGCGAGCCGATGAAGTCCATCTTGCCGAGATCGACGCCGTTGTGGCGAAGGATGGCGTACGCTGTGGTTGCGTGGAAGAAGAAGTTGGGGATCGCAACGTGTACCATGTAGTCGTCGCCGCGCAGCCACTTGCCGCCGAGCCAGGGCGGAGAAACCTTGCACTCCTCGGAGCCGCCCAAATCCTGCGCTTGGACGGTGTCGAGAAAGCTGAGGCACTTCTGGACCCGCTGCCGTAGCTCGGCGAAGGTCTGCTCCGTATCGGGGTGGGGCGGCGCCGGCTTGCCGCTAAGGTACGCGGCCGCGAACTTCGCCTGATCGCAGGCCGACTGCACCTGTCTGACAAGTGCGAACTGATCCGGCGCCAGGCGGGCTTGAACGAGCACGTCAACCTCGAAGGACTTGGCCTTCGCAAGCG from Deltaproteobacteria bacterium includes:
- the argH gene encoding argininosuccinate lyase, encoding MTKANTGRAAAARRRANSPPQVGHKAWAGRMSEPTDQLVDAFSSSLPVDRRLAFHDLQGSIAHCRMLGRQRIIKPREAARIVKALAEIRGELLAGRMALAASDEDIHMAIERRLIEKLGPLGGKLHTARSRNDQVATSFRLYLKDAITLLNAEQRGLQEALRELANRHLGVIMPGYTHLQPAQPVLFAHHLLAYVEMLQRDRERFAACYAHVDVLPLGSGALAGTTFPIDRAFVARELGFSEVSANSLDAVSDRDFALEFLAAAALLGMHLSRLAEEIVLWASQEFGFIELPDRFATGSSMMPQKKNPDVAELVRGKTGRLYGNLMALLTVMKGLPLSYNRDLQEDKEAVFDSFDTLSGSLKIFTAMVPHLQINAERMQRAAQAGFTLATELADYLVTKGVPFRDAHGVVGAVVRHCLESGQTLEQLEVAELRRFAPEFAPDVRRWLTLAAAVDRRRARGGTSMRNVRRELNKKRP
- a CDS encoding SDR family oxidoreductase; translation: MRTAADPIDTFCAGLFRGQTALVTGGGRGIGKAIALGFARLGANVVIASRKPENLNPTADEIRALGGPCLALPTNIRETEQVDRLVRQALDRFGAIDCLVNNAGGQFPARPSEISDRGWRSVIDLNLNGTWNLCSRVGPHMVARGAGAIVNIVHIYSFERGAAYFAHSGAARAGVVNLTKSLAFYWARHGVTINALAPGTVSTHGVREEEFSRAEQSDYESDAVRDIPTHRLAQPEEVAAVVLFLCSPAARYINGATLIADGALALGNWTPMFDPEVP
- a CDS encoding DUF1993 domain-containing protein; this encodes MTHDDAIRLFAKTLRNLDQWMDKAAALAKAKSFEVDVLVQARLAPDQFALVRQVQSACDQAKFAAAYLSGKPAPPHPDTEQTFAELRQRVQKCLSFLDTVQAQDLGGSEECKVSPPWLGGKWLRGDDYMVHVAIPNFFFHATTAYAILRHNGVDLGKMDFIGSLPVKDG